A stretch of Gasterosteus aculeatus chromosome 4, fGasAcu3.hap1.1, whole genome shotgun sequence DNA encodes these proteins:
- the tmx2a gene encoding thioredoxin-related transmembrane protein 2-A, protein MVLITGLCTFLYHLPQIYKWLLKPYYVSSLLMTVAFLAVRKAPGVCEHLATQREDGNSCDFDWRETEILMFLCAIVMMKNRRAITLEQHIGNVFLFSKVANVILFFRLDIRLGIVYLALCVAFVMTCKPPLYMGPEYIKYFSDKTIDEELQKDSRITWIVEFYANWASDCQSFAPVFADLSIKYNCAGLKFGKVDIGRYGEVSNRYKVSTSPLSKQLPTLVLFQEGREMIRRPMVDKKGRAVSWTFSEENIIREFNLNELFQKSKKLNKSRDLKEEEQSDVQPKEVSNKLLPETADVQPPTESKKDQ, encoded by the exons atgGTTCTTATCACAGGACTCTGTACTTTTCTCTACCACTTGCCTCAGATTTACAAATGGCTACTGAAGCCGTACTACGTCTCCTCGCTGCTCATGACCGTCGCCTTCCTGGCGGTCCGAAAGGCTCCCGGCGTGTGCGAGCACCTGGCGACCCAGCGGGAGGACGGCAACTCCTGCGACTTCGACTGG agagagacggagattCTCATGTTTCTTTGTGCAATAGTTATGATGAAGAACAGGAGAGCGA tcacaCTGGAGCAGCACATAGGCAACGTGTTCCTGTTCAGCAAAGTGGCCAACGTCATCCTCTTCTTCCGGCTGGACATCCGGCTGGGCATCGTCTACCTGGCGCTGTGCGTCG CCTTCGTCATGACCTGCAAGCCGCCTCTCTACATGGGCCCCGAGTACATCAAGTACTTCAGCGACAAGACCATAGAT gaggagctgcagaaggacAGTCGTATAACCTGGATTGTTGAATTCTACGCCAACTGGGCCTCCGACTGCCAGTCCTTTGCCCCCGTCTTTGCCGACCTTTCGATCAA GTACAACTGTGCTGGACTCAAGTTTGGGAAAGTGGACATCGGGCGCTATGGAGAGGTTTCAAACAG GTACAAGGTCAGCACTTCTCCACTTTCCAAGCAGCTGCCCACACTGGTGCTTTTCCAAGAAGGACGGGAAATGATACGACGTCCGATGGTGGACAAGAAAGGCAGAGCGGTGTCCTGGACCTTCAGTGAG GAGAACATCATCCGAGAGTTTAATCTCAACGAACTCTTCCAAAAATCGAAAAAGCTGAACAAAAGCCGCGATTTgaaagaagaggagcagagcgaCGTTCAGCCGAAAGAGGTCAGCAACAAGCTGCTCCCTGAAACCGCCGACGTCCAGCCGCCCACGGAGAGCAAGAAGGACCagtga
- the LOC120816950 gene encoding palmitoyltransferase ZDHHC5-B isoform X2, with protein MPGFSSGGVGGGVGVPASAPTRPFRPSRYVPVSAATTFLVGSTSLFFCFTCPWLSEYFSCVIPIYVAVIFLFTLANFSMATFMDPGVFPRAEEDEDKEDDFRAPLYKTVEIKGIQVRMKWCATCRFYRPPRCSHCSVCDNCVEDFDHHCPWVNNCIGRRNYRHFFLFLLSLTTHIMNVFGFGLVYVLHHRQQLDTPHAVVTMVVMCVAGLFFFPVAGLTGFHMVLVARGRTTNEQVTGKFRGGVNPFTNGCTRNISHVLCSSQAPRYVGRSRSPQALDVQPPFLRPPLTEAQLEAKVLDNGIQNDRHSTRSKSSLDPTESQSADAEPPPPPKPELRYPGLPRADTEESSLLTEGPTTPSMYKYRPAFSSPGRNHTALTHPSKMIRGDSLDSPSPSILQSSRQPSYRSEPSSLDGTTVVGGGVGARRGGGDRGEGPGGPGGAAGVIPGGMSGYSLAGRSHTSYPSSLVLSTGGSHSSSLRSALAANNPLSTLQSEGTTDTSYKSLANQTPRNGSLSYDSLLTPSESPEFESAAHELSPQKPRAAFPSAGAAGQREGVSPGSPLQGYTSPFLSAQIAQQREGQLLQGSATFSSPHRAYLRAVSPPPPSASGAPEIQHLLQANHNSSSRGPRNLSSSPGGRSLEPPVSPPPRGLSLGKSQYHVGEAGPQHRPPRASGGGLVVGGGGAGGGQQAAHPPLPP; from the exons ATGCCGGGCTTCAGCAGTGGGGGGGTTGGCGGAGGAGTGGGTGTCCCTGCTTCTGCTCCTACCCGTCCATTCCGCCCCAGCCGATATGTCCCGGTGTCTGCGGCCACCACTTTCCTCGTCGGATCCACCagcctcttcttctgcttcac GTGTCCATGGTTGTCGGAGTATTTCTCCTGTGTCATTCCCATCTACGTTGCGGTGATCTTCCTCTTCACCCTCGCCAACTTCTCTATGGCCACATTCATGGACCCCGGAGTCTTCCCCAGAG cggaggaggatgaagacaaAGAAGACGATTTCCGCGCTCCGCTCTACAAAACGGTGGAGATCAAAGGGATCCAAGTGCGCATGAAGTGGTGCGCAACCTGCCGCTTCTACCGTCCTCCGCGCTGCTCGCACTGCTCGGTCTGTGACAACTGTGTGGAG GACTTTGACCACCACTGTCCTTGGGTGAACAACTGCATTGGTCGGAGGAATTATCGccatttcttcctcttcttgctgTCGCTTACCACCCACATCATGAATGTATTTGGCTTTGGTTTGGTTTATGTGCTGCACCACCGCCAGCAGCTGGACACGCCGCACGCTGTGGTTAC TATGGTAGTGATGTGTGTGGCCGGCCTGTTTTTCTTCCCGGTGGCTGGTCTCACTGGGTTCCACATGGTGTTGGTGGCGCGCGGTAGGACCACCAATGAACAG GTGACAGGGAAGTTTCGGGGAGGTGTTAACCCTTTCACCAACGGCTGCACGAGGAATATTTCTCATGTGCTATGCAGCTCCCAGGCGCCCAG ATACGTTGGCCGGTCCCGGAGCCCGCAGGCCCTGGATGTGCAGCCACCATTTCTCAGACCGCCCCTGACTGAGGCGCAGCTAGAAGCCAAGGTCCTGGACAATGGCATTCAGAATGACCGACACAGCACCAGG tCCAAGAGTAGTCTAGATCCAACAGAGAGCCAGTCAGCGGATGCagagcctccacctcctccaaagCCAGAGCTCCGGTACCCGGGCCTCCCCCGCGCAGACACGGAGG AGAGCAGCTTGTTGACCGAAGGTCCGACCACGCCGTCGATGTACAAGTACCGACCAGCGTTCAGCAGCCCAGGAAGGAACCACACTGCCCTCACGCACCCCAGCAAG ATGATCCGTGGGGACAGTCTGgactctccatctccctccatcctccagtCGAGCCGGCAGCCCAGCTACCGCTCGGAGCCCAGCAGCTTGGACGGGACCACGGTGGTGGGGGGAGGTGTAGGGGCGCGCAGAGGGGGAGGCGACAGAGGCGAGGGCCCCGGAGGCCCGGGCGGCGCTGCTGGGGTGATACCCGGGGGCATGTCCGGCTACTCCCTGGCCGGGCGCTCCCACACCTCCTACCCGTCGTCCCTGGTTCTGTCCACGGGCGGCTCTCACTCGTCCAGCCTGCGCTCGGCGCTGGCGGCCAACAACCCGCTGTCCACCCTCCAATCCGAGGGGACCACGGACACCAGCTACAAGAGCCTGGCCAATCAGACGCCTCGGAACGGCAGCCTGTCCTACGACAGCCTTCTCACGCCGTCCGAGAGCCCCGAGTTTGAGTCTGCCGCCCACGAGCTGTCGCCGCAGAAGCCCCGGGCTGCGTTCCCCTCGGCGGGTGCGGCGGGGCAGCGGGAGGGGGTGTCGCCCGGCAGCCCGCTGCAGGGCTACACGTCGCCCTTCCTCTCGGCTCAGATCGcacagcagagggaggggcagcTGCTCCAGGGCTCCGccactttctcctccccccacagGGCCTACCTGCGTGCCGTcagcccgccccctccctccgcctctgGTGCCCCGGAGATCCAGCACCTGCTGCAGGCTAACCACAACTCCTCCTCCCGAGGACCCCGTAACCTGTCCTCCTCCCCTGGGGGTCGCTCACTAGAGCCCCCTGTCTCCCCGCCGCCTCGCGGCCTCTCTCTCGGCAAGTCGCAGTATCATGTTGGGGAAGCGGGACCTCAGCACAGGCCCCCGAGGGCTTCAGGAGGAGGCCttgtggtgggagggggaggagccggaggagggcAACAGGCTGCACA ccctcctcttcctccctga
- the pmf1 gene encoding polyamine-modulated factor 1, protein MEESEAATPNEALGRDGDEKSAVNRINEATGEASSQMPVSDCKRPDEAEGRFKRRKLFDKVMQKSLEKFIDHASFNRFASTFRPLYKKNRQRMESIHKQFIEELQRNIQEDISRLIKEGRLDIKLNELDQLEAAAKNNAEPAWRPSGVPEQDFCSFLMPYYKKQENYMRQELKKIQAENAALSQKAQAGRESLAQTEQRISTTVDEWKASTTELERMASSLHPADVFDV, encoded by the exons atggaggaGAGCGAAGCGGCGACGCCGAACGAGGCTTTGGGTCGCGATGGCGATGAAAAGTCAGCGGTGAACCGAATTAATGAAGCCACGGGAGAAGCTTCCTCACAGATGCCCGTGTCCGATTGTAAGCGTCCCGATGAGGCAGAAGGTCGCTTCAAGAGGCGGAAGTTGTTCgacaaagtgatgcagaagaGCCTGGAGAAGTTCATCGACCACGCCAG TTTTAATAGATTTGCCAGCACGTTCCGGCCGCTGTACAAGAAGAACCGGCAGAGGATGGAGAGCATTCACAAGCAGTTCatcgaggagctgcagaggaacatACAG GAGGACATCAGCAGATTGATCAAAGAAGGTCGGTTAGACATCAAACTGAATGAGCTGGACCAACTTGAGGCCGCTGCAAAGAACAATGCAGAGCCTGCATG GCGGCCGAGCGGAGTTCCTGAGCAGGACTTTTGTAGCTTTTTGATGCCGTACTACAAAAAGCAGGAGAACTACATGCGGCAAGAGCTGAAAAAGATTCAAGCAGAGAATGCTGCCCTGTCACAGAAGGCTCAGGCTGGGAGAGAAAGTCTCGCTCAGACTGAACAGCGTATTTCTACCACTGTTGACGAGTGGAAG GCATCGACCACTGAGTTAGAAAGGATGGCATCTTCTCTTCACCCTGCCGACGTCTTTGATGTGTGA
- the LOC120816950 gene encoding palmitoyltransferase ZDHHC5-B isoform X1: MPGFSSGGVGGGVGVPASAPTRPFRPSRYVPVSAATTFLVGSTSLFFCFTCPWLSEYFSCVIPIYVAVIFLFTLANFSMATFMDPGVFPRAEEDEDKEDDFRAPLYKTVEIKGIQVRMKWCATCRFYRPPRCSHCSVCDNCVEDFDHHCPWVNNCIGRRNYRHFFLFLLSLTTHIMNVFGFGLVYVLHHRQQLDTPHAVVTMVVMCVAGLFFFPVAGLTGFHMVLVARGRTTNEQVTGKFRGGVNPFTNGCTRNISHVLCSSQAPRYVGRSRSPQALDVQPPFLRPPLTEAQLEAKVLDNGIQNDRHSTRSKSSLDPTESQSADAEPPPPPKPELRYPGLPRADTEESSLLTEGPTTPSMYKYRPAFSSPGRNHTALTHPSKMIRGDSLDSPSPSILQSSRQPSYRSEPSSLDGTTVVGGGVGARRGGGDRGEGPGGPGGAAGVIPGGMSGYSLAGRSHTSYPSSLVLSTGGSHSSSLRSALAANNPLSTLQSEGTTDTSYKSLANQTPRNGSLSYDSLLTPSESPEFESAAHELSPQKPRAAFPSAGAAGQREGVSPGSPLQGYTSPFLSAQIAQQREGQLLQGSATFSSPHRAYLRAVSPPPPSASGAPEIQHLLQANHNSSSRGPRNLSSSPGGRSLEPPVSPPPRGLSLGKSQYHVGEAGPQHRPPRASGGGLVVGGGGAGGGQQAAQYPSRPVLANHTPTKPGGGVKKVTGVGGTTYEISV, encoded by the exons ATGCCGGGCTTCAGCAGTGGGGGGGTTGGCGGAGGAGTGGGTGTCCCTGCTTCTGCTCCTACCCGTCCATTCCGCCCCAGCCGATATGTCCCGGTGTCTGCGGCCACCACTTTCCTCGTCGGATCCACCagcctcttcttctgcttcac GTGTCCATGGTTGTCGGAGTATTTCTCCTGTGTCATTCCCATCTACGTTGCGGTGATCTTCCTCTTCACCCTCGCCAACTTCTCTATGGCCACATTCATGGACCCCGGAGTCTTCCCCAGAG cggaggaggatgaagacaaAGAAGACGATTTCCGCGCTCCGCTCTACAAAACGGTGGAGATCAAAGGGATCCAAGTGCGCATGAAGTGGTGCGCAACCTGCCGCTTCTACCGTCCTCCGCGCTGCTCGCACTGCTCGGTCTGTGACAACTGTGTGGAG GACTTTGACCACCACTGTCCTTGGGTGAACAACTGCATTGGTCGGAGGAATTATCGccatttcttcctcttcttgctgTCGCTTACCACCCACATCATGAATGTATTTGGCTTTGGTTTGGTTTATGTGCTGCACCACCGCCAGCAGCTGGACACGCCGCACGCTGTGGTTAC TATGGTAGTGATGTGTGTGGCCGGCCTGTTTTTCTTCCCGGTGGCTGGTCTCACTGGGTTCCACATGGTGTTGGTGGCGCGCGGTAGGACCACCAATGAACAG GTGACAGGGAAGTTTCGGGGAGGTGTTAACCCTTTCACCAACGGCTGCACGAGGAATATTTCTCATGTGCTATGCAGCTCCCAGGCGCCCAG ATACGTTGGCCGGTCCCGGAGCCCGCAGGCCCTGGATGTGCAGCCACCATTTCTCAGACCGCCCCTGACTGAGGCGCAGCTAGAAGCCAAGGTCCTGGACAATGGCATTCAGAATGACCGACACAGCACCAGG tCCAAGAGTAGTCTAGATCCAACAGAGAGCCAGTCAGCGGATGCagagcctccacctcctccaaagCCAGAGCTCCGGTACCCGGGCCTCCCCCGCGCAGACACGGAGG AGAGCAGCTTGTTGACCGAAGGTCCGACCACGCCGTCGATGTACAAGTACCGACCAGCGTTCAGCAGCCCAGGAAGGAACCACACTGCCCTCACGCACCCCAGCAAG ATGATCCGTGGGGACAGTCTGgactctccatctccctccatcctccagtCGAGCCGGCAGCCCAGCTACCGCTCGGAGCCCAGCAGCTTGGACGGGACCACGGTGGTGGGGGGAGGTGTAGGGGCGCGCAGAGGGGGAGGCGACAGAGGCGAGGGCCCCGGAGGCCCGGGCGGCGCTGCTGGGGTGATACCCGGGGGCATGTCCGGCTACTCCCTGGCCGGGCGCTCCCACACCTCCTACCCGTCGTCCCTGGTTCTGTCCACGGGCGGCTCTCACTCGTCCAGCCTGCGCTCGGCGCTGGCGGCCAACAACCCGCTGTCCACCCTCCAATCCGAGGGGACCACGGACACCAGCTACAAGAGCCTGGCCAATCAGACGCCTCGGAACGGCAGCCTGTCCTACGACAGCCTTCTCACGCCGTCCGAGAGCCCCGAGTTTGAGTCTGCCGCCCACGAGCTGTCGCCGCAGAAGCCCCGGGCTGCGTTCCCCTCGGCGGGTGCGGCGGGGCAGCGGGAGGGGGTGTCGCCCGGCAGCCCGCTGCAGGGCTACACGTCGCCCTTCCTCTCGGCTCAGATCGcacagcagagggaggggcagcTGCTCCAGGGCTCCGccactttctcctccccccacagGGCCTACCTGCGTGCCGTcagcccgccccctccctccgcctctgGTGCCCCGGAGATCCAGCACCTGCTGCAGGCTAACCACAACTCCTCCTCCCGAGGACCCCGTAACCTGTCCTCCTCCCCTGGGGGTCGCTCACTAGAGCCCCCTGTCTCCCCGCCGCCTCGCGGCCTCTCTCTCGGCAAGTCGCAGTATCATGTTGGGGAAGCGGGACCTCAGCACAGGCCCCCGAGGGCTTCAGGAGGAGGCCttgtggtgggagggggaggagccggaggagggcAACAGGCTGCACA ATACCCCTCTCGTCCAGTCTTGGCCAATCACACACCAACCAAACCAGGGGGCGGAGTGAAGAAGGTGACCGGCGTTGGAGGGACCACTTACGAGATATCGGTTTGA